A region from the Vicia villosa cultivar HV-30 ecotype Madison, WI linkage group LG3, Vvil1.0, whole genome shotgun sequence genome encodes:
- the LOC131657225 gene encoding uncharacterized protein LOC131657225, which yields MVHPDNISKELVSTNDVSPIVQGVVVKLVDVGGDFNNKQEFDDHDTMLTWIRRTATRLGFGVVIGRSDNGSERSNVFVTLLCERSVKYQTPLRKFKRDDTGSRNVKVLLKFVVTCLATKKWKFSVIYGLYNHELCSKLQGHPSVCRLKPKGKTHISDMILNLVQPKNTLPTLKRKEHDNVSNIRQVYNILYRTNKAIRRDRSEMQQLLNNGTTYGNQIMIFWYYVSGFFHKYTYGHVP from the coding sequence ATGGTGCACCCTGATAATATCTCAAAAGAATTAGTTTCTACAAACGATGTTTCTCCGATTGTTCAAGGGGTTGTCGTAAAGTTGGTAGATGTTGGcggtgactttaataacaagcaagagtttgatgatcatGATACCATGCTCACATGGATTCGTAGGACTGCAACTAGACTTGGTTTTGGTGTGGTTATAGGAAGATCAGATAATGGTTCGGAAAGAAGTAACGTTTTTGTAACTTTGTTGTGTGAAAGAAGCGTGAAATACCAAACTCCTCTACGAaagtttaaaagagacgacacgggTAGTAGAAATGTGAAGGTCCTTTTAAAATTTGTGGTTACATGTTTGGCTACCAAGAAGTGGAAATTTAGTGTTATTTATGGTTTGTATAACCATGAATTGTGCTCAAAGTTACAAGGACATCCTAGTGTATGTCGGCTCAAACCGAAAGGGAAGACACATATTAGTGACATGATCTTGAATCTTGTCCAACCGAAAAATACACTTCCCACATTGAAACGAAAGGAACATGACAAtgtatcaaatataaggcaagtgtataacatTCTATACCGCACTAACAAGGCGATTAGGAGAGATAGAAGTGAGATGCAACAGCTGTTAAATAATGGCACAACTTATGGGAACCAAATTATGATTTTCTGGTATTATGTTTCTGGTTTCTTTCATAAATATACATACGGACATGTTCCGTAA
- the LOC131660084 gene encoding protein NONRESPONDING TO OXYLIPINS 2, mitochondrial isoform X2 — protein sequence MASRFRSFSQPAFSLIKSTITKPKSSSPFLLRTRTPVTVRSVAELGCVQSLLPLYSAVSSARLTSCLGIDSTSSRSLSQEMGLGTPR from the exons ATGGCATCTCGTTTTCGATCATTCTCCCAACCAGCATTCTCCCTAATCAAATCCACCATCACAAAGCCCAAATCCTCCTCACCTTTTCTCCTCAGAACCCGCACTCCCGTCACTGTCAG GTCCGTCGCGGAGCTTGGTTGCGTGCAGTCGTTGCTTCCGTTGTACTCGGCGGTTTCATCAGCGCGCCTCACTTCTTGCCTCGGAATCGATTCGACGAGTTCGAGATCTTTGTCTCAGG AAATGGGTCTTGGCACACCGCGATAA
- the LOC131660083 gene encoding F-box/FBD/LRR-repeat protein At3g52680-like gives MISTQDSKRFRVSKPSMMISRQDRLSELPDSILSHILSFLPTKLAARTSILSKIWKSIWLSVTTLDFTIGITPNHVIHSIILSRDIKLSILSFRLRCNKPEDEDLDSVIKAAIQRRVETLELNMLFSYPLEMKFFSNLFTSNTLTVLKLTHIYIVKDLPGTSGSSSIKTLHLDDVLFDSHVINFFSVFPALEELQTNYITLYDLNQPAPRAMMECLPNLVRADINDPILIPLLRFSRALILNLEEIWSLPLVQVPNFYNLTQMELFIDLDQLGKWILKLLQHTPKLDHLIIHHQELENEEEIGEMNRVYIKEINNQVDPKMVPECLSSRLKTCLFASWRGKKCELQFAEYIMQNSKVLSSMTIQCSSSLDLNAKYQILQKSSLCPKDCKLIFD, from the exons ATGATTTCAACACAAGATAGCAAGCGATTTAGGGTTAGCAAGCCATCGATGATGATTTCAAGACAAGATAGGCTAAGTGAGCTTCCTGACTCAATTCTCTCTCACATTCTCTCTTTTCTTCCAACCAAATTAGCAGCCCGCACAAGCATCCTCTCAAAGATCTGGAAATCAATATGGCTTTCTGTAACCACTTTGGATTTCACTATTGGAATCACCCCAAACCATGTTATACACTCAATCATACTATCTCGTGACATCAAATTGTCAATACTATCATTCCGCCTAAGGTGTAACAAACCTGAAGATGAAGATTTAGACTCAGTTATTAAGGCAGCAATACAAAGAAGAGTTGAAACCCTAGAACTTAACATGCTGTTCTCTTACCCTTTAGAGATGAAATTCTTTTCTAATCTTTTCACTTCTAACACTCTTACTGTTCTCAAGCTTACACACATATATATTGTCAAAGACCTTCCTGGAACAAGTGGTTCTTCTTCTATCAAAACTCTTCATTTAGATGATGTCCTTTTCGATAGCCATGTCATCAACTTTTTCTCCGTCTTTCCCGCTCTAGAGGAATTGCAAACAAATTATATAACTCTTTACGATTTGAATCAACCTGCACCTAGAGCAATGATGGAATGTTTGCCCAATTTGGTGAGAGCTGATATTAATGACCCTATACTTATTCCTTTACTCCGCTTTTCCAGGGCACTCATTCTCAATTTAGAGGAG ATATGGTCGCTCCCCCTTGTACAAGTCCCCAATTTTTACAATCTAACTCAAATGGAGCTATTCATTGACTTGGACCAATTAGGGAAGTGGATACTTAAACTGCTTCAACATACTCCCAAACTTGACCATCTTATCATTCATCATCAG GAATTAGAAAATGAGGAGGAAATCGGTGAGATGAATCGGGTGTACATAAAGGAGATAAATAATCAGGTGGACCCAAAGATGGTTCCAGAATGTCTTTCTTCTCGGCTCAAAACTTGTTTGTTTGCAAGTTGGAGAGGCAAAAAGTGTGAGCTTCAATTTGCTGAATATATCATGCAAAATTCAAAAGTATTAAGTAGCATGACAATTCAGTGCTCCTCTTCCTTGGATTTAAATGCAAAGTAtcaaatattacaaaaatcatCTCTATGTCCAAAGGACTGTAAACTTATATTTGATTGA
- the LOC131660084 gene encoding protein NONRESPONDING TO OXYLIPINS 2, mitochondrial isoform X1 produces MASRFRSFSQPAFSLIKSTITKPKSSSPFLLRTRTPVTVRSVAELGCVQSLLPLYSAVSSARLTSCLGIDSTSSRSLSQGMLCSANPGV; encoded by the exons ATGGCATCTCGTTTTCGATCATTCTCCCAACCAGCATTCTCCCTAATCAAATCCACCATCACAAAGCCCAAATCCTCCTCACCTTTTCTCCTCAGAACCCGCACTCCCGTCACTGTCAG GTCCGTCGCGGAGCTTGGTTGCGTGCAGTCGTTGCTTCCGTTGTACTCGGCGGTTTCATCAGCGCGCCTCACTTCTTGCCTCGGAATCGATTCGACGAGTTCGAGATCTTTGTCTCAGGGTATGCTTTGCAGTGCCAACCCTGGAGTTTGA